One Capsicum annuum cultivar UCD-10X-F1 chromosome 2, UCD10Xv1.1, whole genome shotgun sequence genomic window carries:
- the LOC107858448 gene encoding CBL-interacting serine/threonine-protein kinase 23 isoform X1: MGSRSHNGSGRTRVGRYELGRTLGEGTFAKVKFARNVETGDNVAIKILDKEKVMKHKMIGQIKREISTMKLIRHPNVIRMYEVMASKSKIYIVLEFVTGGELFDKIASKGRLKEDEARKYFQQLINAVDYCHSRGVFHRDLKPENLLLDANGVLKVSDFGLSALPQQVREDGLLHTTCGTPNYVAPEVINNKGYDGAKADLWSCGVILFVLMAGYLPFEESNLMALYKKIHKAEFTCPPWFSSNAKKLIKRILDPNPQMRITISEVIENEWFKKGYRPPVFEQADVSLDDVNAIFSESADSSNLVVERREERPSAPLTMNAFELISTSQGLNLSSLFEKQMGLVKRETRFTSRCPANEIVSKIEEAAVPLGFNVRKNNYKIKLHGEKSGRKGHLHVATEIYEVAPSLYMVELRKAGGDTLEFHKFYKNLSTGLKDIVWRLGDEAGEEVKDGIVST, encoded by the exons ATGGGTTCAAGATCACATAATGGAAGTGGGAGGACTAGAGTGGGAAGGTATGAGCTTGGGAGGACACTGGGTGAGGGTACTTTTGCAAAAGTGAAATTTGCAAGGAATGTTGAGACCGGTGATAATGTAGCCATAAAGATTCTTGATAAAGAGAAGGTGATGAAGCACAAGATGATCGGTCAG ATTAAACGGGAAATTTCAACCATGAAACTTATAAGGCACCCCAATGTAATCCGAATGTATGAG GTCATGGCCAGCAAGTCGAAGATATATATTGTCTTGGAATTTGTTACTGGTGGCGAACTGTTTGACAAAATT GCTAGTAAAGGTAGGCTCAAAGAAGATGAAGCAAGAAAGTATTTTCAGCAGCTTATCAATGCAGTGGACTACTGTCATAGCAGAGGTGTATTCCACAGAGACCTCAAG CCTGAAAACTTGTTATTGGATGCCAATGGTGTTCTTAAAGTTTCAGATTTTGGATTGAGTGCGTTGCCTCAGCAAGTTCGG GAAGATGGACTACTACATACAACATGTGGAACACCAAATTATGTGGCTCCAGAG GTGATCAACAATAAAGGTTATGATGGAGCTAAGGCTGACCTTTGGTCATGTGGTGTAATCCTTTTTGTACTTATGGCTGGTTATTTGCCTTTTGAAGAGTCAAATCTGATGGCATTATATAAGAAG ATACATAAAGCTGAATTTACATGTCCACCCTGGTTTTCCTCTAATGCAAAGAAACTAATCAAAAGAATCTTGGATCCCAATCCACAGATG CGCATCACAATTTCTGAGGTCATTGAGAATGAATGGTTCAAGAAAGGGTATCGTCCACCTGTTTTTGAACAGGCAGATGTTAGTCTTGATGATGTGAATGCTATTTTTAGTGAATCTGCT GACTCCTCGAATCTTGTTGTTGAAAGACGGGAAGAACGGCCTTCTGCACCGCTGACTATGAATGCTTTTGAGCTTATTTCAACTTCTCAGGGTCTCAATCTCAGTTCTCTGTTTGAAAAACAAATG GGGCTCGTCAAAAGGGAGACAAGATTTACATCGAGATGTCCTGCGAATGAAATTGtttcaaaaattgaagaagctGCTGTACCTTTGGGATTCAATGTGAGGAAAAATAACTACAAG ATTAAGCTTCATGGTGAGAAGAGCGGGCGCAAAGGTCACTTACACGTTGCAACTGAG ATTTATGAGGTGGCACCTTCACTATACATGGTTGAGCTTCGCAAGGCTGGAGGAGATACCTTGGAATTTCATAAG TTTTACAAGAACCTGTCCACCGGATTGAAAGACATTGTTTGGCGACTGGGTGATGAAGCAGGAGAGGAAGTAAAAGATG GCATTGTCTCAACCTGA
- the LOC107858448 gene encoding CBL-interacting serine/threonine-protein kinase 23 isoform X2 — protein MGSRSHNGSGRTRVGRYELGRTLGEGTFAKVKFARNVETGDNVAIKILDKEKVMKHKMIGQIKREISTMKLIRHPNVIRMYEVMASKSKIYIVLEFVTGGELFDKIASKGRLKEDEARKYFQQLINAVDYCHSRGVFHRDLKPENLLLDANGVLKVSDFGLSALPQQVREDGLLHTTCGTPNYVAPEVINNKGYDGAKADLWSCGVILFVLMAGYLPFEESNLMALYKKIHKAEFTCPPWFSSNAKKLIKRILDPNPQMRITISEVIENEWFKKGYRPPVFEQADVSLDDVNAIFSESADSSNLVVERREERPSAPLTMNAFELISTSQGLNLSSLFEKQMGLVKRETRFTSRCPANEIVSKIEEAAVPLGFNVRKNNYKIKLHGEKSGRKGHLHVATEIYEVAPSLYMVELRKAGGDTLEFHKFYKNLSTGLKDIVWRLGDEAGEEVKDGTNM, from the exons ATGGGTTCAAGATCACATAATGGAAGTGGGAGGACTAGAGTGGGAAGGTATGAGCTTGGGAGGACACTGGGTGAGGGTACTTTTGCAAAAGTGAAATTTGCAAGGAATGTTGAGACCGGTGATAATGTAGCCATAAAGATTCTTGATAAAGAGAAGGTGATGAAGCACAAGATGATCGGTCAG ATTAAACGGGAAATTTCAACCATGAAACTTATAAGGCACCCCAATGTAATCCGAATGTATGAG GTCATGGCCAGCAAGTCGAAGATATATATTGTCTTGGAATTTGTTACTGGTGGCGAACTGTTTGACAAAATT GCTAGTAAAGGTAGGCTCAAAGAAGATGAAGCAAGAAAGTATTTTCAGCAGCTTATCAATGCAGTGGACTACTGTCATAGCAGAGGTGTATTCCACAGAGACCTCAAG CCTGAAAACTTGTTATTGGATGCCAATGGTGTTCTTAAAGTTTCAGATTTTGGATTGAGTGCGTTGCCTCAGCAAGTTCGG GAAGATGGACTACTACATACAACATGTGGAACACCAAATTATGTGGCTCCAGAG GTGATCAACAATAAAGGTTATGATGGAGCTAAGGCTGACCTTTGGTCATGTGGTGTAATCCTTTTTGTACTTATGGCTGGTTATTTGCCTTTTGAAGAGTCAAATCTGATGGCATTATATAAGAAG ATACATAAAGCTGAATTTACATGTCCACCCTGGTTTTCCTCTAATGCAAAGAAACTAATCAAAAGAATCTTGGATCCCAATCCACAGATG CGCATCACAATTTCTGAGGTCATTGAGAATGAATGGTTCAAGAAAGGGTATCGTCCACCTGTTTTTGAACAGGCAGATGTTAGTCTTGATGATGTGAATGCTATTTTTAGTGAATCTGCT GACTCCTCGAATCTTGTTGTTGAAAGACGGGAAGAACGGCCTTCTGCACCGCTGACTATGAATGCTTTTGAGCTTATTTCAACTTCTCAGGGTCTCAATCTCAGTTCTCTGTTTGAAAAACAAATG GGGCTCGTCAAAAGGGAGACAAGATTTACATCGAGATGTCCTGCGAATGAAATTGtttcaaaaattgaagaagctGCTGTACCTTTGGGATTCAATGTGAGGAAAAATAACTACAAG ATTAAGCTTCATGGTGAGAAGAGCGGGCGCAAAGGTCACTTACACGTTGCAACTGAG ATTTATGAGGTGGCACCTTCACTATACATGGTTGAGCTTCGCAAGGCTGGAGGAGATACCTTGGAATTTCATAAG TTTTACAAGAACCTGTCCACCGGATTGAAAGACATTGTTTGGCGACTGGGTGATGAAGCAGGAGAGGAAGTAAAAGATG GTACAAACATGTAA